A part of Diprion similis isolate iyDipSimi1 chromosome 12, iyDipSimi1.1, whole genome shotgun sequence genomic DNA contains:
- the LOC124413361 gene encoding uncharacterized protein LOC124413361, whose translation MRVHEAFRDNENIRNHELSLIDAPINEPISESLHSTQIQPRRIEPIDLTHTLGISPLHELTRRTIQPRKRLTQPTIGADTFMGRNNFNLGGIRNLIDFDEPRVYDTQTTHHTHNQPMNTYNTSMNNTQQSTILMRTIQTWKISYAGRTNENAYEFIENLRESQTGYDMTDRQQLDNLTLILDEDAKNWYRLNRAKWQTRAQFEGDLLYTFQDSQYRVRLEHKMRNYMQGQFQKITPYLIAIRLLTQLIPPYPIHKQLDVAYRNMRIEYKTYMKPYDFANFDQLEKAAKIIIPKHKYIHTHANTSSTITHTKHTTSVNLQPANEPPNTGETTVPTHLTTDKYKATRKRVREHLNRVEVAPVNNNTNTPDYTTYTLHNNTHDPRFHVRVDMIGFEFNALIDTGSSHSYAGAETIKLIHCDVADIYDAPNRTLSTANGFKTPISGATMLPLQIGKVTKLIHFGTVTTLAEPCILGVDASTEFGMTINYEKNTWSIAEQPELKYNITHNPQKLPTPIETTTREQGKPEEKSKTRKELLPTPDFPPDPNLYTLTHSTQKHIQPPETQACAGKQELTQTQHTQLQSIIHEKITTPPGQLGLTHLIKHKIDTQGHAPIKQRYYMVSPKIWEVIYEEVEKMLREDVIKSSISEWSSPIVMIKKPNNTHRFCLDFRKDNLVSRRDAYPLPHMTAIIDILRQAQYISKMDLSQAYFQIPSDENSKHITAFTVPGKGLFQFKRIPYVLSGAPATCQRLLDKLIGADAEPYALACLDDIIIVTQTYEEHIHRLAHILDRITKAGLTINPGKCEFGCS comes from the exons ATGCGAGTTCACGAAGCATTCCGAGACAACGAAAACATAAGAAATCACGAATTAAGCCTAATAGATGCGCCAATAAATGAACCAATTAGCGAATCACTACACAGCACACAGATACAACCGAGACGAATCGAACCAATAGACCTCACACATACACTAGGAATCTCACCGCTACACGAACTCACTCGCAGAACCATCCAGCCACGAAAGAGACTAACACAACCAACAATAGGCGCGGATACATTTATGGGCAGAAACAACTTCAACCTGGGAGGAATTCGCAACCTAATAGACTTCGACGAACCACGAGTATACGATACACAAACAACACACCACACACATAACCAACCAATGAACACATACAACACGAGCATGAATAACACACAACAGTCAACAATACTCATGCGAACGATACAAACGTGGAAAATATCATACGCAGGGCGAACAAACGAAAACGCATACGAATTCATAGAAAACCTGAGAGAATCACAGACAGGATACGACATGACGGACAGACAACAACTAGACAATTTAACCCTGATTTTAGACGAAGACGCGAAAAACTGGTATCGCCTAAACCGCGCGAAATGGCAAACACGCGCGCAATTTGAGGGAGACTTACTATACACATTCCAGGACTCACAATACAGAGTCAGACTAGAACACAAGATGAGAAATTACATGCAGggacaattccaaaaaatcacaCCATACCTAATCGCTATAAGACTACTCACACAACTCATACCACCATACCCAATACACAAGCAACTGGACGTAGCATACCGGAACATGAGAATAGAATACAAAACGTATATGAAACCATACGACTTCGCGAACTTTGACCAACTAGAAAAAGCGGCAAAAAT CATCATACCAAAACACAAATACATTCACACACACGCAAACACGAGCAGCACTATAACCCACACCAAACATACCACCAGCGTTAACCTACAACCTGCCAATGAGCCGCCAAACACAGGAGAGACTACCGTACCAACACATTTAACCACAGACAAATACAAAGCTACAA GGAAACGAGTAAGGGAACACCTAAACAGGGTGGAGGTAGCTCCCGTGAACAACAACACTAACACACCCGACTACACAACCTACACATTACACAATAACACACACGACCCAAGATTTCACGTGCGAGTGGATATGATAGGCTTCGAATTCAACGCGCTAATAGATACAGGCTCATCTCACTCATATGCAGGCGCGGAAACCATCAAACTAATACactgtgacgtggcgg ATATATACGACGCACCGAACAGAACACTGAGCACAGCGAACGGTTTCAAAACACCGATAAGCGGAGCTACAATGCTGCCACTGCAAATCGGCAAGGTCACAAAACTCATACATTTCGGCACCGTAACGACACTCGCAGAACCATGCATTCTCGGCGTAGACGCATCAACAGAATTTGGCATGAcaattaattacgaaaaaaatacatggtCAATAGCGGAGCAACCAGAATTGAAATACAATATCACACACAACCCACAGAAACTACCAACACCAATAGAAACAACCACACGAGAACAG GGAAAAccggaagaaaaaagtaaaaccagGAAAGAATTATTACCTACACCGGACTTCCCACCGGACCCAAACCTGTACACACTAACGCACTCGACGCAAAAACACATACAACCACCAGAAACACAAGCATGCGCGGGTAAACAGGAGCTCACACAAACACAACACACACAACTACAATCAATAATACACGAGAAAATCACCACACCGCCGGGACAACTAGGCCTCACTCACTTAATCAAACACAAAATAGACACACAAGGACACGCACCAATAAAACAACGATACTACATGGTATCACCGAAAATATGGGAAGTAATTTACGAGGAGGTAGAAAAAATGCTGAGAGAGGACGTAATAAAGTCCTCAATCAGCGAATGGTCAAGCCCAATAGTAATGATCAAAAAACCGAATAACACACATAGATTCTGCTTAGACTTCAGAAAAGATAACTTGGTATCCCGGAGAGATGCATACCCGTTACCACACATGACAGCAATAATAGACATATTACGTCAAGCACAATACATCTCAAAAATGGACTTAAGCCAAGCATACTTCCAAATACCTTCAGACGAAAACAGCAAACATATAACAGCATTCACAGTACCAGGAAAAGGTTTATTCCAATTTAaacgaattccgtacgttctATCTGGCGCACCCGCGACATGCCAAAGACTTCTCGATAAACTAATAGGCGCGGACGCGGAACCATATGCATTAGCATGCCTAGACGACATCATCATAGTCACACAAACATACGAGGAACACATACACAGGCTCGCGCACATACTGGACAGAATAACAAAAGCAGGATTAACAATAAACCCAGGAAAATGCGAATTCGGGTGCTCGTAA